The following coding sequences are from one Paenibacillus sp. FSL R5-0912 window:
- a CDS encoding ABC transporter substrate-binding protein encodes MRKGISGVVILVLLTLMISACSNGNNAASTNAGASQTPAETQQPAASEPKDGGSLIIGVASDPVVLNPNYAGDRVSLTIDQALYAPLFQVNKGEKTFYLAESLTPSEDNLTYTLKLKDGLTWHDGEKLTADDIVFTIDSILDEKQNSFLRANFLIGDQAIKAVKVDDLTVDFQLPQVSPAFEATLVQVFPIPKHIFENETDIEKSTKNAAPVGSGPFKFKEYKAGEYLTLERFDNYFGGKPHLDSVTYRIAKDTNAANLALQNGEINVQYLDPKDVATIQATNNFEILPYSEGRLAYLMFNANSDTGALAKKEVRQALSLALSRDELIQTAYTSSEYADPAKSFLTPDALYFTNEVTTFDNDAAKAKELLASAGESNLKLRYIVQSGNKAQEAISLYVQQKLKAVGVEVELQNMDSSAWVQKFIDLKSTDYELALTGYIMGYDPDAYRILFTTDSSSNYSHYSNSEVDKLMNDGAGEADPAQRAEIYKKAQELVAEDAPIYPIAYTKTVVAVSKNYGGIDEAVLKPVVIFEDLSKIYQK; translated from the coding sequence ATGCGCAAAGGGATATCAGGGGTTGTCATTCTAGTTCTACTAACACTAATGATTAGTGCATGCTCTAATGGAAATAACGCGGCATCGACAAATGCGGGTGCAAGCCAGACACCGGCGGAAACGCAGCAGCCTGCTGCCAGCGAACCGAAGGATGGCGGAAGCTTGATTATAGGGGTCGCTTCTGATCCGGTTGTACTGAATCCGAACTATGCGGGTGACCGTGTCAGTCTGACGATTGACCAGGCACTGTATGCTCCGCTGTTCCAGGTGAATAAGGGGGAGAAGACCTTTTACCTGGCAGAGAGCCTGACACCTTCAGAGGATAATCTTACGTACACACTGAAGCTTAAGGATGGACTTACCTGGCATGACGGAGAGAAGCTTACGGCGGATGATATCGTGTTCACCATTGACAGCATTCTCGACGAGAAGCAGAACAGCTTCCTGAGAGCCAACTTCCTGATCGGCGACCAAGCCATCAAGGCGGTTAAAGTGGATGATCTGACTGTTGACTTCCAGCTTCCGCAGGTCAGCCCGGCTTTTGAAGCGACACTGGTACAGGTGTTCCCGATTCCAAAGCATATTTTTGAGAATGAAACCGACATTGAGAAGAGCACCAAGAACGCTGCTCCGGTAGGTTCCGGTCCCTTCAAATTCAAAGAATACAAAGCCGGTGAGTATCTGACACTGGAACGATTCGATAACTACTTCGGCGGCAAGCCGCATCTGGATTCGGTAACTTACCGGATTGCCAAGGATACCAATGCTGCGAACCTTGCCCTGCAGAACGGCGAGATCAACGTGCAGTATCTTGATCCTAAGGATGTAGCCACCATTCAGGCAACGAACAATTTCGAAATTCTGCCTTACAGTGAAGGCCGTCTGGCTTATCTGATGTTCAATGCGAACAGTGATACCGGTGCACTCGCCAAAAAAGAAGTCCGTCAAGCCCTGTCCCTGGCCCTCAGCCGTGATGAGCTGATCCAGACAGCGTACACTTCCAGTGAATATGCTGACCCGGCGAAGTCATTCCTGACTCCGGACGCGCTGTATTTCACGAATGAAGTAACTACCTTTGACAATGATGCCGCTAAGGCTAAGGAACTGCTGGCGTCTGCCGGAGAGAGCAACCTGAAGCTTCGTTACATTGTACAGAGCGGTAACAAGGCACAGGAAGCGATCTCGCTGTATGTGCAGCAGAAGCTGAAGGCTGTCGGCGTGGAAGTGGAACTGCAGAACATGGATTCCTCGGCCTGGGTGCAGAAGTTCATCGATCTGAAATCTACCGACTACGAACTGGCATTGACCGGTTATATCATGGGATATGATCCCGATGCTTACCGTATCCTGTTCACTACGGACAGCTCTTCCAACTACTCGCATTATTCGAACAGCGAGGTTGATAAGCTAATGAATGACGGTGCAGGCGAAGCTGATCCGGCACAACGCGCAGAGATCTACAAGAAAGCGCAGGAGCTTGTCGCTGAAGATGCACCGATCTACCCGATCGCGTATACTAAAACAGTTGTAGCTGTATCGAAGAACTACGGCGGCATAGATGAAGCTGTATTGAAGCCGGTCGTTATCTTTGAAGACCTGTCCAAGATCTACCAGAAATAA
- a CDS encoding ABC transporter permease, with protein sequence MRQLIVRRLLQTLPMLFFVSVVCFTMIKLAPGDPVLSFVTPNMHADDIERIRHNLGLDKPAYIQYFIWIKEMVQGNFGYSLINHQPVLGQILERLPATAGLMGSAIALAVILAIPLGLVAGANRNRWVDKLINFISYVGISIPLFWLAILLMYLFAIKLHLLPSMGMRTIGVESPLDVLKHGILPCSVLAFGFLAGYVRYIRSSTIGQLKEEYVQIQYAFGSKKSTILFRHVLKHVLLPVITLLGMSMGDLVAGAIVTETVFSWPGIGSLGMTAVKGMDYPVIMGITLFSSLMLILGNMVADILYSFVDPRIKLKG encoded by the coding sequence ATGAGACAACTCATCGTCCGAAGGTTGCTGCAAACACTGCCGATGCTGTTTTTTGTATCCGTAGTGTGTTTTACAATGATTAAGCTGGCTCCGGGAGATCCGGTGCTGTCTTTCGTTACGCCCAATATGCATGCCGATGATATTGAGCGTATCCGCCATAATCTGGGGCTTGATAAGCCCGCCTATATTCAATATTTCATCTGGATCAAGGAAATGGTGCAGGGCAACTTCGGATATTCCCTGATCAATCACCAGCCGGTGCTGGGACAGATTCTGGAACGTTTGCCGGCTACAGCCGGGCTGATGGGCAGCGCCATTGCGCTGGCGGTTATTCTGGCGATTCCGCTAGGCCTCGTGGCCGGTGCGAACCGCAACCGCTGGGTAGACAAGCTGATTAACTTTATTTCCTATGTAGGGATCTCCATTCCGTTATTCTGGCTGGCGATCCTACTGATGTATCTGTTCGCCATTAAGCTACATCTGCTGCCGAGTATGGGGATGCGCACGATCGGTGTGGAATCGCCGCTGGATGTGCTGAAGCACGGGATCTTGCCCTGCTCGGTGCTGGCCTTCGGCTTCCTGGCCGGATATGTGCGTTATATCCGCTCCAGCACGATTGGACAATTGAAAGAGGAATATGTGCAGATCCAGTATGCTTTTGGCTCGAAGAAATCGACAATCCTGTTCCGTCATGTCCTGAAGCATGTGCTGCTGCCGGTCATTACCCTGCTGGGCATGTCTATGGGAGATCTGGTGGCCGGGGCCATCGTCACCGAGACGGTATTCTCGTGGCCGGGCATCGGGTCGCTGGGGATGACGGCGGTTAAGGGGATGGATTATCCCGTCATTATGGGAATCACCTTATTTTCTTCCTTAATGCTGATCCTCGGTAATATGGTGGCAGATATTCTCTACAGCTTCGTCGATCCGCGAATTAAATTAAAGGGGTGA
- a CDS encoding ABC transporter permease: MNRSKWKNLQSELFTNGLGVAALAVLAIFTLGAIFAFLSGYDPNAMDAMARLTKPGAGHLFGTDDYGRDYLSRALYGGRVSLLVGFASMIVATFVGVMVGVISGYFGGWLDNLLMRMLDIIMSIPSFLILLLLSVYLKPSIGNLIIIIALLMWMNVARVVRAETLTIKEREYVLYAKASGQSSFGMIWRHILPGLVPVIIVGATNNIASAIMMESSLSFLGFGVQPPNATWGSMLNSAQGYIAEAPYLALFPGLMILLTVLSFNVLGDILRVGFEPKLIRR, encoded by the coding sequence ATGAATCGCAGTAAATGGAAAAATCTACAGTCAGAGCTGTTTACGAACGGTCTGGGTGTCGCTGCTCTTGCTGTATTGGCTATCTTTACGCTGGGGGCTATCTTTGCCTTCCTGTCCGGATATGACCCGAATGCTATGGATGCCATGGCCCGCCTCACCAAGCCGGGCGCCGGACATCTGTTCGGAACGGATGACTATGGACGCGATTATCTGTCCAGAGCGCTATATGGCGGCCGTGTCTCGCTGCTGGTCGGGTTTGCTTCCATGATCGTGGCTACCTTCGTGGGTGTGATGGTTGGTGTGATCAGCGGATACTTCGGCGGCTGGCTGGATAATCTGCTGATGCGGATGCTGGATATCATCATGTCGATTCCGTCCTTTCTGATCCTCCTGCTGCTCAGTGTCTATTTGAAGCCGAGCATCGGCAATCTGATTATTATTATTGCCTTGTTAATGTGGATGAACGTGGCCCGCGTTGTGCGAGCGGAGACCCTTACGATCAAGGAACGCGAATATGTGCTGTACGCCAAGGCTTCCGGCCAAAGCTCCTTCGGCATGATCTGGCGGCATATCCTTCCGGGCCTGGTACCGGTGATTATCGTCGGCGCAACGAATAATATTGCATCGGCCATTATGATGGAATCGTCGCTGAGCTTCCTCGGCTTCGGGGTACAGCCGCCGAACGCCACCTGGGGCAGCATGCTGAACAGCGCTCAAGGGTATATTGCAGAGGCGCCTTATCTGGCACTGTTCCCTGGGCTGATGATCCTGCTGACCGTTCTGAGCTTCAATGTGCTGGGTGATATTTTGCGGGTCGGCTTTGAACCAAAGCTGATCCGGAGATAG
- a CDS encoding ABC transporter ATP-binding protein: protein MTERLLTVENLQVSFATRGGENQAVRGVSFHIDAGETVGIVGESGSGKSVTAKAVMSLITPPGRMTAGKLEFRGESLKGLTEKQWRTLRGNRIAMVFQDPMTSLNPVKRIGQQLTEVIRRHRGLNKAEAYAEAAEILRQVGIRDPEQRLKQYPHEFSGGMRQRVMIAMALSCQPELLIADEPTTALDATIQAQILDLFKELKERSDTAVALITHDLGVVAQVCTRVIVMYGGLVMEEGAVEDIFYRPQHPYTQGLLRSIPKRGGGSRERLIPIEGTPPDLLNPPPGCPFMDRCPHAFARCCERPPVIELAPGHRSMCWLAEGAEQQAAVTVGRDSGE from the coding sequence ATGACTGAACGGCTGTTGACTGTTGAGAATTTGCAGGTTTCATTTGCTACCCGGGGCGGCGAGAATCAGGCCGTCCGCGGCGTTAGCTTCCATATAGATGCCGGTGAAACGGTGGGGATTGTCGGAGAATCGGGCAGCGGCAAAAGCGTTACCGCCAAGGCGGTCATGTCCCTGATCACGCCGCCGGGCCGCATGACTGCCGGTAAGCTGGAGTTTCGCGGCGAGAGTCTGAAGGGGCTCACGGAGAAGCAGTGGCGGACCCTGCGCGGCAACCGGATCGCGATGGTCTTTCAGGACCCGATGACCTCGCTGAATCCGGTCAAAAGAATAGGCCAGCAATTAACCGAAGTCATCCGCAGACACCGGGGACTCAATAAAGCAGAGGCGTATGCCGAGGCGGCGGAAATCCTCCGCCAGGTCGGCATACGTGATCCGGAACAGCGCCTGAAGCAGTATCCGCATGAATTCAGCGGAGGTATGCGCCAGCGGGTTATGATCGCGATGGCGCTCTCCTGCCAGCCGGAGCTGCTGATTGCCGATGAGCCGACCACGGCGCTGGATGCGACGATTCAAGCGCAGATTCTGGATCTGTTCAAGGAACTGAAAGAACGGTCGGACACCGCGGTGGCGCTGATCACCCATGACCTCGGTGTCGTGGCCCAGGTCTGCACGCGGGTCATTGTGATGTACGGCGGGCTTGTTATGGAGGAGGGCGCAGTGGAGGATATCTTCTATCGTCCCCAGCATCCGTATACCCAGGGTCTGCTGCGTTCCATTCCGAAGCGCGGCGGAGGATCACGGGAGCGGCTGATTCCAATTGAAGGCACACCGCCGGATCTGCTGAATCCGCCGCCCGGCTGTCCGTTTATGGACCGCTGCCCGCATGCTTTTGCCCGCTGCTGTGAACGTCCGCCGGTAATAGAGCTTGCACCTGGCCACCGCTCAATGTGCTGGCTGGCCGAAGGCGCAGAGCAGCAGGCGGCAGTTACAGTGGGGAGGGATTCCGGTGAGTGA
- a CDS encoding ABC transporter ATP-binding protein, producing the protein MSESKVLVDVNNLRKHFSKGKDIRGRDTAVLKAVDGVSFQIRQGETFGLVGESGSGKSTVGRCLLRLYDYTDGEVFYDGQPLGKLGEKGLKPFRRRIQSIFQDPYSSLNPSLNVLELISEPMRIHGLYPGEERKEAVAELLEKVGLKREHLYRFPHEFSGGQRQRISIARALSVRPEFVVCDEPISALDVSVQAQVVNMLEDLQSEFGLTYLFIAHDLSMVRHISDRIGVMYGGRLVEVAESDELYDNPQHPYTKALLSSILETDPLKASQRIRLDAYSVTRGDDEGAVLREVSPGHYVAGDFTD; encoded by the coding sequence GTGAGTGAGAGCAAGGTGCTCGTAGATGTGAACAATCTGAGGAAGCATTTCTCCAAGGGCAAGGATATACGCGGGCGCGATACGGCTGTGCTTAAGGCCGTGGACGGCGTCAGCTTCCAGATCCGCCAGGGCGAGACCTTCGGACTGGTGGGTGAATCCGGGAGCGGCAAGTCAACGGTTGGCCGCTGTCTGCTCCGCCTGTACGATTATACGGACGGCGAGGTATTCTATGACGGGCAGCCGCTGGGCAAGCTGGGCGAGAAAGGGCTGAAGCCGTTCCGCAGACGGATTCAGTCGATTTTTCAGGACCCGTACTCTTCACTGAACCCCAGCCTGAATGTGCTGGAATTGATCAGTGAGCCGATGCGTATCCATGGACTCTACCCAGGTGAAGAGCGCAAGGAAGCCGTGGCGGAGCTGCTGGAGAAGGTTGGTCTCAAAAGAGAGCATCTCTACCGCTTCCCGCATGAGTTCAGCGGGGGGCAACGCCAGCGGATTTCCATCGCCCGGGCGCTGTCGGTCCGGCCCGAGTTCGTCGTCTGCGACGAGCCGATCTCGGCGCTGGATGTCTCTGTGCAGGCCCAGGTCGTCAATATGCTGGAGGATCTGCAGTCCGAATTCGGGCTGACCTATCTGTTCATTGCCCATGACCTGTCGATGGTCCGGCATATCTCTGACCGGATCGGTGTCATGTACGGCGGCCGCCTCGTTGAGGTTGCGGAGAGCGATGAGCTGTATGACAATCCGCAGCATCCGTATACCAAAGCGCTGCTGTCTTCCATTCTGGAGACAGACCCGCTGAAGGCCAGCCAGCGAATCCGGCTGGATGCCTACTCGGTAACGCGCGGGGATGATGAAGGCGCTGTGCTGCGGGAAGTGAGCCCGGGGCATTACGTGGCTGGTGATTTTACGGACTGA
- a CDS encoding transposase produces the protein MLRRHEIKDQDWERVKELLPPENRGEGRPSKSNRMMLNGMLWKVKTGAPWRDLPERLVLGKLRRRRLPSS, from the coding sequence ATGCTAAGACGCCACGAAATCAAAGACCAGGACTGGGAACGGGTTAAAGAACTATTGCCACCTGAAAATAGAGGCGAAGGCAGACCGTCAAAATCCAACCGGATGATGCTTAATGGAATGCTTTGGAAAGTCAAAACAGGTGCGCCTTGGCGTGATTTGCCTGAACGTTTGGTCCTTGGAAAACTCCGCAGAAGGCGGTTGCCTTCTTCCTGA